One genomic window of Luteitalea pratensis includes the following:
- a CDS encoding PAS domain-containing protein, translated as MPIVTYLWLVAPLVFFSALLAYALRRASRRQAHLEAARFRGRTSEAGLASAMTDALTRMRGQELAQQARFEALDGFLHQVVESLPHGLFVLGRDGNLRVANGEALRWLGLRESVEGQVLWTLDGTESLRAVAQDCLRADARRDASLVGPGAPGAAVPVIAVPLRDSDGDVDGVLYLVHVERVS; from the coding sequence ATGCCGATCGTGACCTACTTGTGGCTCGTCGCCCCGCTGGTGTTCTTCAGCGCCTTGTTGGCGTACGCGCTGCGCCGCGCCTCCCGTCGTCAGGCGCACCTCGAGGCGGCTCGCTTCCGCGGCCGCACCAGCGAGGCGGGCCTGGCGTCGGCCATGACCGACGCCCTCACACGCATGCGTGGCCAGGAGCTCGCACAACAGGCGCGCTTCGAGGCCCTCGACGGGTTCCTGCACCAGGTGGTCGAGAGCCTGCCGCACGGGCTCTTCGTCCTCGGCCGCGACGGCAATCTGCGCGTCGCCAACGGTGAGGCGCTGCGATGGCTCGGACTGCGGGAATCGGTGGAGGGGCAAGTGCTCTGGACCCTCGATGGCACTGAGTCGCTCCGGGCCGTGGCGCAGGACTGCCTGCGTGCCGACGCACGTCGTGATGCCTCGCTGGTTGGCCCCGGAGCGCCGGGCGCAGCCGTGCCCGTGATCGCCGTGCCGCTGCGCGACTCGGACGGCGACGTCGACGGCGTGTTGTACCTGGTGCACGTCGAGCGCGTCTCCTAG
- a CDS encoding prepilin peptidase, with the protein MTPVAAAVLLGVLGLLVGSFLNVCIYRLPRDLSVAFPASHCPSCQRPLRWYHNVPVVSWIALGGRCGFCRERIHWRYPLVELLNAGLWAAHGLLFPWEPLLFVRLAFASALLVLFFTDLDCRILPNEVTVGGTVAGLIASALVFPPGFQSALIGVLLGGGVLWATGEAYERLRGVEGMGMGDVKMLAMIGAVLGWPLMLLTLVGSSIAGGLIGAILLAFKADARTTALPFGAFLAPAALAASLVGQPVLDWYLGFYR; encoded by the coding sequence GTGACGCCAGTGGCCGCGGCCGTGCTGCTCGGCGTACTGGGGCTGCTGGTGGGCAGCTTCCTCAACGTCTGCATCTACCGGCTGCCGCGCGACCTGTCGGTCGCATTCCCGGCCTCCCATTGCCCATCCTGCCAACGCCCGCTGCGGTGGTACCACAACGTCCCGGTGGTGAGCTGGATCGCCCTCGGCGGCCGCTGCGGCTTCTGCCGCGAGCGCATCCACTGGCGGTATCCCCTCGTCGAACTGCTCAACGCCGGGTTGTGGGCCGCGCACGGCCTGCTGTTCCCCTGGGAGCCGCTGCTGTTCGTGCGCCTGGCATTCGCCTCCGCACTGCTCGTGCTCTTCTTCACCGACCTCGACTGCCGGATCCTGCCCAACGAGGTCACCGTCGGCGGCACCGTGGCCGGGCTGATCGCATCGGCGCTCGTGTTCCCGCCGGGTTTCCAGTCCGCGCTCATCGGCGTGCTGCTCGGCGGCGGCGTCCTCTGGGCCACTGGCGAGGCCTACGAGCGCCTTCGCGGCGTCGAAGGCATGGGCATGGGCGACGTGAAGATGCTGGCCATGATTGGCGCCGTGCTCGGCTGGCCGCTCATGCTGCTGACGCTGGTAGGCTCCTCCATCGCCGGCGGACTCATCGGTGCCATCCTGCTGGCCTTCAAGGCGGACGCCAGGACCACCGCGCTCCCGTTCGGCGCATTCCTGGCCCCGGCCGCGCTGGCGGCGTCCCTCGTGGGACAACCGGTCCTGGACTGGTATCTTGGGTTCTACCGCTGA
- a CDS encoding ABC transporter permease, with the protein MGLVRAVALNTFREAVRDRVFYNLLLFAVLLVGASLVIGQLAAGQDVKIIKDLGLAASLLFGVGIAVFIGIQLVAREVERRSVHATLSKPVSRPTFLLGKYVGLLLTLGVNIVVMAVALFAVLAVYGALTPPGVQAIWTAPALDPRLLAALALIYVELAVVTAIALLFSTYSSALLSATFTSAIWVAGHFVGDLRAIEQVGASGATAWGAWLVSWVLPNLALFDIKAEVVHGMPVPAAQVLASVGYGIVYSAAMLSIAVAIFQRRDFK; encoded by the coding sequence ATGGGCCTGGTGCGCGCGGTGGCGCTGAACACGTTTCGCGAGGCCGTGCGGGATCGCGTCTTCTACAACCTGCTGCTGTTTGCCGTGCTGCTGGTCGGCGCCTCGCTGGTAATCGGGCAACTGGCGGCCGGGCAGGACGTCAAGATCATCAAGGACCTCGGGCTCGCCGCGTCGTTGCTGTTCGGGGTCGGCATCGCGGTGTTCATCGGCATCCAGCTCGTGGCGCGCGAGGTGGAGCGCCGCAGCGTGCATGCGACGCTCTCCAAGCCGGTGAGTCGGCCCACCTTCCTCCTCGGGAAGTACGTCGGGTTGTTGCTCACGCTCGGCGTGAACATCGTCGTGATGGCCGTCGCGCTGTTCGCGGTCCTGGCCGTCTATGGCGCCCTGACCCCGCCTGGCGTGCAGGCGATCTGGACCGCCCCGGCCCTCGATCCGCGGCTGCTCGCTGCCCTCGCGCTCATCTACGTCGAACTCGCGGTCGTTACGGCCATCGCGTTGTTGTTCTCGACCTACTCGTCGGCGTTGCTGTCGGCCACGTTCACGTCCGCCATCTGGGTGGCTGGCCACTTCGTGGGGGACCTTCGGGCGATCGAGCAGGTCGGCGCGTCAGGCGCGACGGCATGGGGGGCATGGCTGGTCTCGTGGGTGCTGCCGAACCTCGCGCTGTTCGACATCAAGGCGGAAGTGGTGCATGGCATGCCGGTCCCGGCAGCGCAGGTCCTGGCATCGGTCGGCTACGGCATCGTGTACAGCGCCGCCATGTTGTCGATCGCAGTCGCGATCTTCCAGCGACGGGACTTCAAGTGA
- a CDS encoding ABC transporter ATP-binding protein yields the protein MPEPVIAVDRLTKDYPVGFWRPRPYRALDGLSLTVSPGEVFGCLGPNGAGKSTTLKILMGLVAPTSGTAHLFGLPVANVASRRRVGFLPENPVLYDYLTGEELLAYFGQLCGLRPADARARGTILLDRVGLGAERRMAVRRYSKGMVQRLGVAQALVQDPDLVILDEPMSGLDPIGRRDVRALILSLRDEGKTVVFSSHILSDAETLCSRVAILAAGRLQALGSMTELVEFSVRAWEMLLDGTSPALEARLREAGATLTVLAAGRIQAHIPGAQAPEPLLQLASAAGARVLSLQPVRETLEDVFLKHVEGKRRDVPGAEVA from the coding sequence ATGCCTGAACCGGTCATCGCCGTCGATCGCCTCACGAAGGACTACCCGGTCGGTTTCTGGCGGCCGCGCCCGTATCGTGCCCTGGACGGGCTGAGCCTCACGGTCTCGCCGGGCGAGGTCTTCGGCTGTCTCGGCCCGAACGGCGCCGGCAAGAGCACGACACTCAAGATCCTGATGGGGCTCGTCGCGCCGACCTCCGGCACGGCACACCTGTTCGGGCTGCCGGTCGCCAACGTCGCGTCCCGCCGCCGTGTCGGATTCCTTCCCGAGAATCCGGTCTTGTACGACTACCTGACCGGTGAAGAACTGCTGGCGTACTTCGGGCAACTCTGTGGACTGCGTCCGGCAGACGCCCGTGCCCGCGGCACCATCCTGCTCGACCGCGTGGGGCTCGGCGCCGAACGGCGGATGGCGGTCCGCCGCTATTCGAAAGGGATGGTGCAGCGCCTCGGCGTGGCGCAGGCGCTCGTCCAGGACCCTGACCTGGTGATCCTGGACGAGCCGATGTCGGGCCTCGATCCGATCGGTCGACGCGACGTGCGTGCGCTGATCCTGTCGCTGCGCGACGAGGGCAAGACCGTCGTCTTCAGCAGCCACATCCTGTCGGACGCCGAGACCCTGTGCAGCCGCGTCGCGATTCTTGCCGCCGGTCGTCTGCAGGCCCTCGGTAGCATGACCGAACTCGTGGAGTTCTCCGTGCGGGCATGGGAGATGCTGCTCGACGGCACCAGTCCTGCCCTCGAGGCGCGGCTCCGCGAGGCGGGCGCGACCCTGACAGTGCTCGCGGCGGGTAGAATCCAGGCGCATATCCCCGGAGCCCAGGCGCCCGAGCCCTTGCTGCAACTGGCAAGCGCTGCCGGCGCCCGCGTCCTGTCGCTGCAGCCGGTACGCGAGACCCTCGAGGACGTCTTCCTCAAGCACGTCGAGGGCAAGCGCCGCGACGTGCCCGGCGCGGAGGTGGCCTGA
- a CDS encoding vitamin K epoxide reductase family protein: protein MSSRAYTAALVCVLIGLAASGAAAFVHYQLATTPGYESFCDVNATFSCTQAYQSQYGRLLGVPVSVLGAGYFAALLALLSLGRRLDALASYLLVAALGGLGFVLYLAWATIFVLGTLCLLCLATYAAVVGLFFIAGAAASTPMIDVPDRLSRDLRRLVANPLAIAAVAVVIGATAASAAFFPKDPEAAAETPAARAAAAVAQAAAEPPLTDDQKAQLRLSFDQQPRMIVPADAEGASVVVVKFNDYQCPPCRQTFELYEPIWQKWERQAPGKVKHLTRDFPLESECNASAPTGQHGAACEAAAGVRMARSVGKSNEFEHWLFANQASLSPDKVKEGLEEVAGIKDFDARYAAVLPAIKSDTALGASLGVQSTPTFFINGVRIPGGINPKVLDYILEYEIGKAAAPAVK, encoded by the coding sequence ATGTCTTCGCGCGCCTATACTGCAGCTCTCGTTTGTGTCCTGATCGGGTTGGCGGCCTCCGGTGCCGCGGCCTTCGTGCACTACCAGTTGGCCACCACGCCGGGCTACGAAAGCTTCTGTGACGTCAACGCCACCTTCAGTTGCACGCAGGCGTATCAGAGCCAGTACGGGCGGCTCTTGGGCGTGCCCGTGTCGGTTCTCGGCGCCGGCTACTTCGCCGCGTTGCTCGCGCTGCTGTCCCTCGGGCGTCGTCTCGACGCGCTCGCGAGTTACCTGCTGGTAGCGGCCCTCGGTGGGCTCGGTTTCGTGCTCTATCTCGCGTGGGCCACCATCTTCGTCCTCGGCACCCTGTGCCTGCTGTGCCTGGCGACCTACGCGGCTGTCGTCGGCCTGTTCTTCATCGCCGGAGCCGCAGCCTCCACCCCCATGATCGACGTCCCCGACCGCCTGTCCCGCGACCTGCGTCGCCTCGTGGCCAATCCGCTGGCCATTGCCGCCGTCGCCGTCGTCATCGGGGCCACGGCCGCGTCCGCCGCGTTCTTCCCGAAGGATCCCGAGGCCGCTGCCGAGACGCCAGCCGCGCGCGCCGCCGCGGCGGTCGCGCAGGCCGCTGCCGAGCCGCCCCTGACCGACGACCAGAAGGCGCAGTTGCGCCTCTCGTTCGATCAGCAGCCACGCATGATCGTGCCGGCCGATGCCGAGGGCGCGTCGGTCGTGGTCGTGAAGTTCAACGACTACCAGTGCCCGCCGTGCCGCCAGACCTTCGAGCTGTACGAACCGATCTGGCAGAAGTGGGAGCGGCAGGCCCCCGGAAAGGTCAAGCACCTCACGCGTGATTTCCCGCTCGAGAGTGAATGCAACGCGAGCGCGCCAACAGGCCAGCACGGGGCTGCCTGCGAGGCCGCCGCCGGTGTCCGCATGGCACGCAGCGTCGGCAAGTCGAATGAGTTCGAGCACTGGCTGTTCGCCAACCAGGCCTCGTTGTCGCCGGACAAGGTCAAGGAAGGCTTAGAGGAGGTTGCGGGCATCAAGGATTTCGACGCCCGCTACGCGGCCGTCCTGCCTGCCATCAAGAGCGACACGGCCCTCGGCGCCAGCCTGGGCGTGCAGTCGACACCGACGTTCTTCATCAACGGGGTGCGCATTCCCGGGGGCATCAATCCGAAGGTCCTCGACTACATCCTCGAGTACGAAATCGGCAAGGCCGCCGCGCCCGCAGTCAAGTAA
- a CDS encoding type II secretion system protein: MTKPLGARTSMLSVRGFTLIELLIVVALIGILSAIAAPMLIAAKSSANEASAVQTLRTLVSAQSTFSNVCGNGAYTTSLTMLVTERFASPDLDITPKSGFSFQLVGALGSKAAGADCTGQPTRTGFYFRAQPLAGNTGRRAFATNHVGTIWQDTNGVAPPEPFVAGATISPIN, from the coding sequence ATGACCAAGCCACTTGGTGCGCGCACATCCATGCTCTCCGTCCGGGGGTTTACCCTCATCGAACTGCTGATCGTCGTCGCGTTGATCGGCATCCTCTCGGCGATTGCGGCGCCCATGCTGATCGCCGCGAAATCCTCGGCCAACGAGGCCTCGGCGGTGCAGACCCTCCGGACGTTGGTCAGCGCGCAATCGACGTTCTCCAACGTCTGCGGCAACGGCGCCTACACAACGTCGCTCACGATGCTGGTCACCGAGCGGTTTGCGTCGCCGGACCTGGACATCACACCGAAGAGCGGGTTCTCCTTTCAACTGGTGGGCGCACTGGGATCCAAGGCTGCCGGCGCCGACTGCACCGGGCAGCCCACACGTACGGGCTTCTACTTCCGCGCGCAACCACTCGCTGGCAACACAGGCCGCCGCGCGTTTGCCACCAATCACGTCGGCACGATCTGGCAGGACACCAACGGCGTCGCGCCGCCCGAGCCGTTTGTCGCAGGCGCGACGATCTCGCCCATCAATTGA
- a CDS encoding prepilin-type N-terminal cleavage/methylation domain-containing protein: MKIRNAKGFTLIELLIVVAIIGIIAAIAIPGLLRARMSGNEASAIGSMRAINSGQATYAASCAAGGFAQSLNDLLLPATAGTSTAAFISPDLDPINNPSAGGVGALANSAGKSGYDVGVQAAATATVDVTAAAATCNASAAAARSGYYALAVPQQLGSTGSRSFATDERGTVFQDITGGILPEPLAVAVPNITPVE; encoded by the coding sequence ATGAAAATTCGCAACGCCAAGGGCTTCACGCTCATCGAACTGCTCATCGTCGTCGCCATCATCGGGATCATCGCCGCCATCGCCATCCCGGGCCTGCTCCGCGCCCGTATGTCGGGCAACGAGGCGTCCGCCATCGGGTCGATGCGCGCGATCAACAGCGGCCAGGCCACCTACGCGGCCAGCTGCGCCGCGGGCGGCTTCGCCCAGAGCCTGAACGACCTGCTCCTGCCGGCAACCGCGGGCACCAGCACGGCCGCCTTCATCAGCCCCGACCTCGACCCGATCAACAACCCGTCGGCCGGCGGCGTGGGCGCCCTCGCCAACAGCGCGGGCAAGAGTGGCTACGACGTCGGCGTGCAGGCGGCGGCCACGGCCACCGTCGACGTGACGGCGGCGGCCGCAACGTGCAACGCCTCGGCCGCGGCTGCGCGGTCCGGCTACTACGCCCTCGCAGTGCCGCAGCAGCTCGGGTCGACTGGGTCGCGCTCGTTTGCAACCGACGAACGCGGCACGGTGTTCCAGGACATCACGGGCGGCATCCTGCCGGAGCCGCTCGCGGTGGCAGTGCCCAACATCACCCCGGTCGAGTAG
- a CDS encoding sigma-54-dependent transcriptional regulator, with product MSVPQVLTGAPSRILVVDDERSMREFLAIMLTRDGHEVVAAENGSQALASLRQRAFDLLISDIRMPDCSGIDVLREAKALQPELPGILMTAFSSTQTAIEALRTGAVDYISKPFDIDEMKCVVAQALERRQLRERGATADEAPASADDGRPHASDSMIGRGPAMQRVFALIEAIAGTSSTVLITGESGTGKEMAARAIHRLSPRTERPFVALNCGALTETLLESELFGHERGAFTGALHTKRGLIEQAEKGTIFLDELGEMSPLMQVKLLRVLQERRYRRVGGNEELAADIRIIAATNRDLVRMVADGTFREDLYYRVNVIPVALPALRERRDDIPLLARHFVQRFAREMRRPGADLSAEALDALMRHAWPGNIRELENVLERAVALETTAAVKLASLPDHLLVVAPTAGSAASTLPCGSTSPSLPAPLFPDEGFDLERHVQDIEREYLAEALRRTDGVKMRAADLLGMSFRSFRYYAKKYNL from the coding sequence ATGTCGGTGCCGCAGGTTCTGACAGGCGCGCCGTCACGCATCCTTGTCGTGGACGACGAGCGCTCGATGCGCGAGTTCCTCGCGATCATGCTGACGCGCGACGGCCACGAGGTGGTCGCTGCCGAAAACGGGTCGCAGGCGCTGGCCTCCCTGCGTCAGCGCGCCTTCGACCTGCTCATCTCGGACATCCGCATGCCGGACTGCAGCGGCATCGACGTGCTGCGCGAGGCCAAGGCCCTGCAGCCCGAGTTGCCGGGCATTCTCATGACGGCGTTCTCGTCGACGCAGACCGCGATCGAGGCCTTGCGCACGGGGGCGGTCGACTACATCAGCAAGCCGTTCGACATCGACGAGATGAAGTGCGTCGTGGCGCAGGCCCTGGAGCGCCGCCAGTTGCGGGAACGGGGCGCCACGGCCGACGAGGCGCCGGCGTCGGCCGATGACGGGCGGCCGCATGCGAGCGACTCGATGATCGGCCGCGGTCCCGCAATGCAGCGCGTGTTCGCGCTGATCGAAGCCATCGCCGGCACGTCGAGCACCGTCCTCATCACCGGTGAGTCGGGGACCGGCAAGGAGATGGCGGCGCGCGCCATCCATCGGTTGTCGCCGCGGACCGAGCGCCCGTTTGTTGCCCTCAACTGCGGCGCGCTGACCGAGACGCTGCTCGAGTCCGAGCTGTTCGGCCACGAGAGGGGCGCCTTCACCGGTGCGCTGCACACCAAGCGCGGGCTGATCGAGCAGGCCGAGAAGGGGACGATCTTCCTCGACGAACTCGGCGAGATGAGCCCGCTCATGCAGGTGAAGCTGCTGCGCGTGCTGCAGGAGCGTCGTTACCGGCGGGTCGGCGGCAACGAGGAACTCGCGGCCGACATCCGCATCATCGCCGCAACCAATCGCGATCTCGTGAGGATGGTCGCCGACGGCACCTTCCGCGAGGACCTGTACTACCGGGTCAACGTCATCCCTGTGGCCCTGCCGGCGCTGCGCGAACGACGCGACGACATCCCGCTGCTGGCACGGCATTTCGTGCAGCGGTTCGCGCGCGAGATGCGCCGGCCCGGTGCGGATCTGTCGGCCGAGGCGCTCGACGCCCTCATGCGCCATGCGTGGCCCGGCAACATCCGTGAGCTCGAGAACGTGCTCGAGCGCGCTGTCGCCCTCGAGACCACGGCCGCCGTCAAGCTCGCCAGCCTGCCGGACCACCTGCTGGTGGTCGCGCCAACGGCCGGCAGCGCCGCGTCGACGCTACCCTGCGGGAGCACCAGCCCGAGCCTGCCGGCGCCGCTCTTTCCAGACGAAGGCTTCGATCTCGAGCGCCACGTCCAGGACATCGAGCGCGAGTACCTCGCCGAAGCCCTCCGCCGGACCGACGGCGTGAAGATGCGCGCCGCCGACCTCCTCGGCATGAGCTTCCGCAGCTTCCGCTACTACGCGAAGAAGTACAACCTCTAG
- a CDS encoding two-component system sensor histidine kinase NtrB has product MATPTSAIFPLSGSAPWPSRPRWTALMWLAGLRALVAVALLAPLAAFTAGQGRLSQAVWLGLLPVVPLANSGVGLLVGERISPRGLAAQFWADALIVLAVVWSTGGLLSAYSPLMLLPVLAASVLGGRAGGLRAASAVGTGVVLLAAVQYGWLPAPASLRVPLQQGLLPPVPLAAYTIVANVGGGIATALLVGHLSESLTRTGADLQRATTSLADLTTLSQRVIDSMAGGLIVTDAQGVVVLFNRTAETITGRRADDVLGQPMDRVLPLPTAIADTGLPVRQECTFTRIDGNVIELGATVAPLLAGGGARAGQLVTFQDLTLINQRESERQRQERLAAVGEMAAGIAHEIRNPLASMSGSIQLLRRELSLRDDQARLLDIVLRESQRLNDIIKNFLSYAGPQRVSRSRVDVARLVREIGALLQQQAEDTTPSITVRVDAAEAVHHDVDEAQVRQVLWNLASNGLKAMPEGGVLHLGVQAVVETAGASVRFSVRDEGVGMAAADIERMFQPFQSGFRQGSGLGLAIVRRIVTDHGGRVSVQSTPGAGTEVIVSLPAQPARAQVHSILRSA; this is encoded by the coding sequence ATGGCGACGCCGACGTCGGCGATCTTCCCCCTGTCGGGTTCCGCACCGTGGCCGTCGCGGCCACGGTGGACGGCCCTGATGTGGCTGGCAGGCCTGCGCGCACTGGTCGCGGTCGCGCTGCTGGCGCCGCTGGCCGCGTTCACCGCCGGGCAGGGTCGGCTGTCGCAAGCCGTCTGGCTCGGCCTGCTGCCCGTCGTGCCGCTGGCAAACAGCGGTGTCGGCCTGCTCGTCGGCGAGCGGATCTCGCCGCGCGGTCTCGCCGCGCAGTTCTGGGCGGATGCGCTGATCGTGCTGGCGGTCGTCTGGAGCACTGGCGGCCTGCTGAGTGCCTACAGCCCATTGATGCTCCTGCCAGTGCTTGCCGCGAGTGTCCTTGGCGGCCGCGCCGGCGGATTGCGCGCGGCCTCTGCCGTCGGCACCGGCGTGGTCCTGTTGGCGGCCGTGCAGTATGGCTGGTTGCCGGCTCCCGCGTCGCTGCGCGTGCCGCTGCAGCAGGGCCTGTTGCCGCCCGTGCCGCTCGCGGCGTACACCATCGTCGCCAACGTCGGCGGCGGCATCGCGACGGCGTTGCTCGTGGGGCATCTCTCTGAATCGCTGACGCGCACCGGTGCGGACCTGCAGCGCGCCACCACCAGCCTCGCGGACCTGACCACCCTCAGCCAGCGCGTCATCGACAGCATGGCCGGCGGTCTCATCGTGACCGACGCGCAGGGCGTCGTCGTCCTCTTCAACCGCACCGCCGAAACCATCACCGGCCGTCGTGCCGACGATGTGCTGGGGCAGCCGATGGATCGGGTGCTGCCGCTGCCGACGGCGATCGCGGACACCGGCCTGCCGGTTCGCCAGGAATGCACCTTCACGCGCATCGACGGCAACGTCATCGAACTCGGTGCGACCGTCGCGCCGCTGCTTGCTGGTGGCGGTGCCCGGGCTGGCCAGCTCGTGACCTTCCAGGACCTGACGCTGATCAACCAGCGGGAGTCGGAACGGCAGCGGCAGGAGCGTCTCGCCGCGGTCGGTGAGATGGCCGCGGGCATCGCCCACGAGATCCGCAACCCGTTGGCGTCGATGAGCGGATCCATCCAGTTGCTGCGACGTGAACTGAGCCTGCGCGACGATCAGGCGAGGCTGCTCGACATCGTGCTACGCGAGTCGCAGCGCCTGAACGACATCATCAAGAACTTCCTGTCGTACGCCGGCCCGCAGCGCGTGAGCCGCTCGCGCGTGGACGTGGCGCGCCTCGTCCGGGAAATCGGCGCGTTGCTGCAGCAGCAGGCCGAGGACACCACGCCGTCGATCACGGTCCGCGTCGACGCGGCCGAAGCGGTCCACCACGACGTCGACGAGGCGCAGGTGCGGCAGGTGCTCTGGAACCTGGCGAGCAACGGCCTCAAGGCCATGCCGGAGGGCGGCGTGCTGCACCTCGGCGTGCAGGCCGTGGTCGAAACGGCTGGCGCCTCGGTGCGGTTCTCGGTGCGCGACGAGGGAGTGGGGATGGCAGCGGCCGACATCGAGCGCATGTTCCAGCCCTTCCAGAGCGGGTTCAGGCAGGGCAGTGGCCTCGGCCTCGCGATCGTCCGGCGGATCGTGACCGATCACGGCGGCCGCGTCTCGGTGCAGTCGACGCCGGGGGCGGGCACCGAGGTCATCGTCTCGTTGCCGGCGCAGCCGGCTCGCGCGCAAGTCCATTCGATCCTCCGGAGCGCCTGA
- a CDS encoding type II secretion system F family protein, which produces MQAFAFSGRTHTGENVNGERHADSLAAAVASLRREQILITRIDPVKARRRVATAGGKVPAKSLAIFTRQFSVMIDAGLPLVQCLDILGRQEPHKKFAATILKVREDVESGMSLAEAMRKHPRTFDALFTNMVQAGEAGGILDTILKRLATYIEKNVKLIGQVKSAMIYPVAVIVIAAIVVAVILWKVIPTFAQMFAGLGAQLPLPTRIVIAMSNGLVTYGPLLIMGLGAIAFAIRTYYRTNQGRHVIDSLLLKSPILGMILRKVAVARFCRTLSTLISSGVPLLDGLEITARTAGNAIIEDAIMETRSSIERGETVSKPLQDTKVFPPMVTQMIGVGEATGALDMMLAKIADFYEDEVDTAVAGLLTLLEPIMISFLGVIVGGIVISMYLPIFDLISKLT; this is translated from the coding sequence ATGCAGGCATTCGCATTCTCGGGACGGACACACACGGGCGAAAACGTCAACGGCGAGCGGCACGCGGACTCGCTCGCGGCGGCCGTCGCCTCGCTGCGGCGCGAGCAGATCCTGATCACGCGGATCGACCCCGTGAAGGCACGCCGCCGGGTGGCTACCGCCGGGGGCAAGGTACCGGCCAAGAGCCTGGCGATCTTCACGCGACAGTTCAGCGTCATGATCGACGCCGGCCTGCCGCTGGTCCAGTGTCTCGACATCCTCGGGCGCCAGGAGCCGCACAAGAAGTTCGCGGCGACCATCCTCAAGGTGCGCGAGGACGTCGAAAGCGGCATGTCGCTGGCCGAGGCGATGCGCAAGCATCCGCGTACGTTCGACGCGCTGTTCACGAACATGGTCCAGGCTGGTGAGGCGGGCGGCATCCTCGACACCATCCTGAAGCGCCTCGCGACCTACATCGAGAAGAACGTCAAGCTCATCGGCCAGGTCAAGTCGGCGATGATCTACCCGGTCGCGGTGATCGTCATCGCTGCCATCGTCGTCGCGGTCATCCTGTGGAAGGTGATCCCGACGTTCGCGCAGATGTTTGCCGGCCTCGGCGCGCAGTTGCCGCTGCCGACGCGCATCGTGATCGCCATGAGCAACGGCCTGGTCACGTACGGACCGCTGCTGATCATGGGCCTCGGCGCCATCGCCTTCGCCATCCGCACGTACTACCGCACCAACCAGGGCCGGCACGTCATCGACAGCCTGCTTCTCAAGTCCCCGATTCTCGGCATGATCCTGCGCAAGGTCGCCGTCGCCCGGTTTTGCCGCACGCTCTCGACCCTGATCAGTTCCGGCGTGCCACTGCTCGACGGCCTCGAAATCACCGCCCGCACCGCCGGCAACGCCATCATCGAGGACGCGATCATGGAGACGCGCTCCAGCATCGAGCGCGGCGAGACGGTCTCCAAGCCGCTGCAGGACACCAAGGTGTTCCCGCCGATGGTCACGCAGATGATCGGCGTCGGTGAGGCGACCGGCGCCCTCGACATGATGCTGGCCAAGATCGCGGACTTCTACGAGGACGAAGTCGACACCGCCGTCGCCGGCCTGCTGACGCTGCTCGAACCGATCATGATCTCGTTCCTCGGCGTCATCGTCGGCGGCATCGTCATCTCGATGTACCTGCCGATCTTCGACCTCATCTCGAAGCTCACCTAG